A window of the Schlesneria paludicola DSM 18645 genome harbors these coding sequences:
- a CDS encoding aminotransferase class III-fold pyridoxal phosphate-dependent enzyme, with product MPASLNDFSSHDQQIWDEELQDFVPDRVFDAHIHLFNRAHLKAGAADEVPWTNVDLRSIQNWAARLYPGRETHFLVLGTPTRDLDVMAHNRWCIEQVRQDPQSRMNRLVTPSCQVKEIERDVRELGYVGLKPYRLYSVTGDIAQCRIHEFLTHEQLELANELGLWVTMHLSRFHGCADESNLSDLREFTQQRYPNVKWILAHCARSFTYWPIRQAIEQLRDLPNIWYDVSAVTDIRPLITLFTRENIGRIFYGSDGVDATYFHGQYAALGRAWQYVDIDRFQLQFPHCDGRPILAIYEQLLSMKQAADIAQLSSQDVERIFWKNAATAFDVRFAGQEAPVSEPKGTLTQAMYARAKARIPGGTQLLSKRPEMFAPGVWPAYYQDARGCEVIDLDGRRFTDMTTSGIGSCLLGYADPDVTKAVQRKISRGSMSTLNAPEEVELAELLVEIHPWAEQARFARCGGEAMSVAVRIARAATGRDPVAFCGYHGWSDWYLAANLSADGAPDQLQGHLLPGLDPAGVPRGLSGTALPFTYNKLHELEQHFDRHNGKLAAVIMEPTRSSDPDPGFLEGVRKLCDRHGAVMVFDEISSGWRMHLGGMHLKYGIAPDMAVFAKAISNGHPMAAIIGRRRVMDAAQTSFISSTYWTEAVGPTAAVATIRKLQRVGIAAHTQRIGNLMRDVWTSLGQQSGVPLKVTGHPALLHLGIHHEQAPALGTLFTVRMLDHGILAGSGFYPTYAHGEAQIAKYRAAAEVVFRELADAIRAGDVLKRLDAAGASVRHTGFARLT from the coding sequence ATGCCCGCTTCGCTCAATGATTTCTCGTCGCACGATCAACAAATCTGGGATGAAGAACTTCAGGACTTTGTTCCGGATCGTGTCTTCGATGCACATATCCATCTCTTCAATCGGGCACATCTCAAGGCCGGTGCGGCCGACGAAGTTCCCTGGACGAATGTCGATTTGCGATCGATCCAGAACTGGGCGGCCCGGCTCTATCCAGGCCGCGAGACCCATTTTCTGGTACTCGGGACACCCACGCGTGATCTGGATGTTATGGCGCACAATCGCTGGTGCATCGAACAAGTTCGACAAGATCCCCAGTCGCGCATGAACCGGCTGGTGACGCCGAGCTGCCAGGTCAAAGAAATCGAACGCGACGTGCGTGAACTCGGGTACGTCGGCCTGAAGCCCTATCGCCTGTATTCCGTGACAGGTGACATCGCACAGTGTCGCATCCACGAATTCCTGACGCACGAGCAATTGGAACTGGCCAACGAACTCGGGCTGTGGGTCACGATGCATCTTTCGCGGTTTCACGGCTGCGCAGATGAATCCAACCTAAGTGACCTGCGAGAGTTCACCCAACAACGATATCCCAACGTGAAGTGGATCCTCGCTCATTGTGCGCGTAGCTTCACCTATTGGCCCATTCGGCAAGCGATTGAACAACTGCGAGATCTGCCGAACATCTGGTATGACGTTTCCGCCGTCACCGATATTCGGCCATTGATCACGCTGTTCACTCGCGAGAATATTGGCCGCATCTTTTATGGGTCTGACGGAGTGGATGCGACGTACTTCCATGGGCAATACGCCGCCCTGGGCCGTGCCTGGCAGTATGTCGACATCGACCGCTTTCAACTGCAGTTTCCACATTGTGACGGCCGTCCGATTCTGGCGATTTACGAACAACTGCTGTCGATGAAGCAGGCGGCCGACATCGCCCAATTGTCGTCACAGGATGTCGAACGAATCTTCTGGAAGAACGCGGCCACGGCCTTCGATGTCCGATTTGCCGGACAGGAAGCACCCGTGTCCGAGCCCAAGGGGACGCTCACCCAAGCGATGTACGCTCGAGCCAAGGCACGCATTCCCGGTGGAACGCAATTGCTTTCGAAGCGTCCCGAAATGTTCGCACCGGGTGTCTGGCCTGCCTACTATCAGGATGCCCGCGGTTGCGAAGTGATCGATCTCGATGGGCGACGATTTACCGACATGACGACGTCGGGAATTGGTTCGTGTCTGCTGGGCTATGCCGATCCCGATGTGACGAAGGCCGTCCAGCGGAAGATCTCTCGGGGTTCGATGTCGACACTCAATGCTCCTGAAGAAGTGGAGTTGGCGGAGCTCTTGGTCGAGATCCATCCCTGGGCCGAACAAGCACGTTTTGCACGCTGTGGTGGCGAAGCGATGTCGGTCGCCGTTCGAATTGCGCGTGCCGCGACCGGACGTGATCCGGTGGCATTCTGCGGGTATCACGGTTGGTCCGACTGGTACCTGGCGGCCAACCTGAGCGCTGACGGGGCGCCCGATCAGTTGCAAGGGCATTTGCTTCCCGGTCTTGATCCGGCCGGCGTTCCGCGCGGATTGTCCGGAACCGCATTGCCGTTCACCTACAACAAGCTGCACGAACTCGAGCAGCACTTTGATCGGCACAATGGAAAACTGGCGGCGGTCATCATGGAGCCCACTCGCTCAAGCGATCCTGATCCTGGATTCCTGGAAGGCGTTCGAAAGCTTTGCGACCGTCATGGTGCCGTGATGGTGTTCGACGAGATTTCATCCGGGTGGAGAATGCATCTGGGCGGCATGCACCTCAAGTATGGCATCGCGCCCGATATGGCCGTGTTTGCCAAGGCGATCAGCAACGGGCATCCGATGGCGGCGATCATCGGCCGGCGGCGCGTCATGGATGCCGCACAGACGTCGTTTATTTCGAGTACGTATTGGACCGAAGCGGTCGGCCCGACGGCGGCTGTGGCCACGATTCGCAAGTTGCAGCGGGTTGGCATCGCAGCACATACCCAACGAATTGGCAATCTGATGCGCGATGTTTGGACCAGTCTGGGACAGCAATCCGGCGTGCCGTTGAAAGTCACCGGGCATCCGGCTCTATTGCATCTCGGTATCCATCATGAACAGGCCCCGGCCCTGGGAACGCTGTTCACCGTACGGATGCTCGATCACGGCATTCTGGCGGGTAGCGGGTTCTATCCCACGTACGCCCACGGGGAAGCACAGATCGCCAAGTATCGCGCTGCGGCGGAAGTCGTTTTTCGTGAATTGGCCGATGCGATTCGTGCAGGAGACGTTCTCAAGCGTCTGGACGCGGCCGGTGCCTCGGTGCGTCATACGGGATTCGCCCGATTGACGTAG
- a CDS encoding alpha/beta hydrolase family protein translates to MLCDRVNASKMISKALLAVLVSAAFVTAAHAEPPREFQVRRTAKNVPYGVIGDPAKLKGPAPTLLIFAHGLDVMRQQPVYTEVATLLESKGWISIIVEPPCHGEDARADEPAQLAGWRHRAEQNEPFIAAFCAKASEVLDTLVDEKITDPDRVAVCGTSRGGFLAYHFAASDPRIKATAGISPVTRLRALREFTTIEPADKADQLDVAKVASKLVGRGVWLSIGNHDLRVSTDDAIAFTRAVVEASARVDQPDAVIPVELIVAAAPGHSKIDQAHQRLADWLVAQLAPAK, encoded by the coding sequence ATGTTGTGTGATCGAGTGAATGCATCCAAAATGATTTCAAAAGCGCTGCTGGCGGTGCTCGTAAGTGCGGCGTTTGTCACGGCGGCCCACGCCGAACCCCCGCGCGAGTTTCAGGTGCGTCGGACCGCGAAAAACGTTCCCTATGGGGTGATTGGCGATCCGGCGAAACTCAAGGGCCCCGCTCCCACATTACTCATTTTCGCGCACGGTCTGGACGTGATGCGGCAGCAACCGGTGTATACGGAAGTCGCGACTCTGCTGGAATCCAAAGGATGGATCAGCATCATCGTCGAGCCGCCCTGTCACGGTGAGGACGCGCGTGCCGATGAACCCGCGCAGCTTGCAGGTTGGCGTCATCGCGCGGAACAGAACGAGCCGTTCATCGCCGCATTCTGTGCCAAAGCGAGCGAAGTTCTGGATACGTTGGTTGACGAGAAGATCACCGATCCGGATCGGGTCGCCGTGTGCGGGACGTCGCGCGGTGGCTTTCTGGCCTATCACTTCGCGGCGTCAGACCCACGGATCAAAGCGACGGCAGGAATCTCGCCCGTCACGCGATTGCGAGCGCTGCGTGAGTTCACCACGATCGAACCCGCCGACAAAGCCGATCAACTGGATGTGGCCAAGGTCGCTTCGAAACTCGTCGGCCGTGGTGTCTGGTTGAGCATCGGCAATCACGACCTACGGGTCAGCACCGACGACGCGATCGCGTTCACGCGGGCCGTTGTCGAGGCTTCCGCCCGCGTGGATCAGCCCGACGCTGTGATCCCCGTGGAATTGATTGTGGCGGCGGCGCCCGGCCATTCCAAAATAGATCAGGCGCATCAGCGGCTTGCCGACTGGTTGGTCGCCCAGCTCGCACCCGCGAAGTAA
- a CDS encoding HpcH/HpaI aldolase family protein translates to MRRSRVKAKLKRGEPVLVTCCHFIDPTVYELVSMQGFDGIWLDLEHHSTSDETASNLMRAARVGVSDIIARPAKGEFMRMGRLLEAGAQGIMYPRCESGEEAAELVRWAKFAPQGERGVDGANGDNPYCTMPMPPYLKNANEHTLLIAQLESPNALDHAEAIANVPGIDVLMLGPGDLSVVAGIPYQFDHPLIVDAYRRVADAAKRAGKWWGTVSGSPEHTQKLFDQGAKFICHGCDLLMVKQGMELIQQRYAPLGFTFENRIAAEAAELLKESASK, encoded by the coding sequence ATGAGACGCAGTCGTGTCAAAGCGAAGCTCAAACGGGGCGAACCGGTGCTGGTGACTTGCTGTCACTTCATCGATCCAACCGTGTACGAACTGGTCAGCATGCAGGGGTTCGACGGCATCTGGCTCGATTTGGAACATCATTCGACCAGTGACGAAACCGCATCAAACTTGATGCGTGCGGCCCGCGTCGGTGTGTCGGACATCATCGCCCGCCCGGCGAAGGGCGAATTCATGCGGATGGGCCGACTGCTTGAAGCCGGTGCCCAGGGGATCATGTATCCGCGTTGTGAATCAGGCGAGGAGGCCGCCGAACTCGTTCGCTGGGCGAAGTTCGCCCCGCAGGGTGAACGCGGCGTCGATGGTGCCAACGGTGACAATCCCTACTGCACGATGCCGATGCCGCCCTATTTGAAGAACGCCAACGAACACACGCTGCTGATCGCGCAGTTGGAATCACCCAATGCCCTCGATCACGCCGAAGCCATTGCGAATGTACCTGGCATTGATGTGCTGATGCTGGGGCCAGGCGATCTCAGCGTCGTCGCCGGAATTCCTTATCAGTTCGATCATCCCCTGATTGTCGATGCTTACCGTCGCGTGGCCGATGCGGCGAAGCGCGCGGGGAAATGGTGGGGAACCGTCAGCGGCAGCCCCGAACATACGCAAAAATTGTTTGACCAGGGGGCGAAGTTCATTTGCCATGGTTGCGACCTGCTGATGGTCAAGCAGGGGATGGAACTGATTCAGCAGCGATATGCCCCACTTGGATTCACCTTTGAAAATCGCATTGCTGCCGAAGCCGCAGAACTGTTGAAAGAGTCAGCCTCGAAGTAA
- a CDS encoding FadR/GntR family transcriptional regulator — protein sequence MPKELRQNRSQQLADRIRQQIEQDKLPDGELFMTEAEVAEKFEVSRTVAREAVGRLRAIGLLEGRQRKGLIVRHPDPVRLFSASLPSLARSEENMVELARFRYVLEVGAIELAVKNATDEQVDRLLVIAGEIKNTVNDRSGMKKQTKLDIAFHSLLLEMTGSPFIAGMQRVLIDFFRSIAVNSPPDAANAERIGWEHTELAAAIRDGDVERARAMIRVQVRRYLPEAELGNTRGRQAAVRSSGQNPPPKRTG from the coding sequence ATGCCGAAAGAACTTCGCCAGAACCGCTCGCAGCAACTCGCTGACCGCATTCGGCAACAGATTGAACAAGACAAGTTGCCTGATGGTGAACTCTTCATGACCGAAGCTGAGGTTGCTGAGAAGTTCGAAGTCTCGCGGACCGTGGCTCGTGAAGCTGTTGGACGATTGCGTGCCATCGGTCTGCTCGAAGGACGACAGCGGAAAGGCCTGATCGTTCGCCATCCTGATCCCGTGCGATTGTTTTCGGCCAGCCTGCCCAGCCTGGCTCGGTCCGAAGAGAACATGGTGGAACTAGCGCGATTCCGATATGTCCTGGAGGTCGGTGCGATCGAATTGGCCGTCAAAAATGCGACCGACGAACAAGTTGACCGCCTGCTTGTCATCGCGGGCGAGATCAAAAACACCGTCAATGATCGATCGGGCATGAAGAAGCAAACCAAGCTCGACATTGCCTTTCACTCTCTGTTGCTTGAAATGACCGGCTCGCCGTTCATTGCGGGAATGCAGCGGGTGCTCATCGACTTCTTTCGGTCTATTGCCGTCAATAGTCCACCCGATGCCGCCAACGCCGAGCGAATTGGCTGGGAGCATACCGAACTGGCGGCTGCGATTCGTGATGGTGATGTCGAACGCGCCCGGGCGATGATTCGCGTTCAGGTGCGACGCTATCTACCCGAAGCCGAACTGGGAAATACACGCGGGCGACAAGCGGCAGTCAGGTCGTCCGGACAAAATCCCCCGCCCAAGCGAACCGGGTGA
- a CDS encoding tetratricopeptide repeat protein, translated as MRAAVDQNLADPQAAPIQEELTESDQLAFATALEQAAIDGDSEAWHKLIDWERMLETVVAGEKSPSLDKARADFRTGFLATQSKPSKDRLAEQVVSYCEDGGSFKFLRLGRVDNQPIAVFRILLPNQGGVNYHQYFLKRSDDGQVRAEDIYVFLSAERMTETLRVFWRTVAAEVSKTFIDRLFKPADPLVKSIRSIAEMRAMIKDGQYEKAIEIYETLPEKVQNEKIFNLIRMQAAIQVSDEAYASSIDDYRQRFPGDAALDFLLIDGYFFKKDYEKMLECIDRTSEHVGGDAWLLSMRAQALAYLERFEQAREVANDAIRLEPDLQDAYWRAITVSLMAKDFDETVKLLNMVEQDLGLELADLTEIPDYAEFVDSPQYKTWMESRE; from the coding sequence GTGAGGGCCGCCGTTGACCAGAACCTTGCTGATCCGCAGGCCGCCCCCATTCAGGAAGAATTGACGGAATCCGATCAATTGGCGTTTGCGACGGCGCTCGAACAAGCTGCCATCGACGGCGATAGCGAGGCGTGGCACAAGTTGATCGATTGGGAACGAATGCTCGAAACGGTCGTGGCGGGCGAAAAGTCTCCGTCCCTCGACAAGGCGCGCGCCGACTTTCGAACGGGCTTCCTGGCGACACAGAGCAAACCGTCCAAGGATCGGCTTGCTGAACAGGTGGTTTCATATTGCGAGGATGGCGGTTCGTTCAAATTTCTGCGACTGGGCCGCGTCGACAATCAGCCGATTGCGGTGTTCCGAATTCTGCTGCCGAATCAGGGCGGGGTGAACTATCACCAGTATTTCTTGAAGCGTTCCGACGACGGGCAGGTACGGGCCGAAGATATCTATGTGTTTCTCTCGGCCGAACGCATGACCGAGACCTTGCGCGTCTTTTGGCGGACGGTTGCTGCCGAGGTTTCCAAGACGTTCATTGACCGTCTGTTCAAGCCTGCGGATCCGCTGGTCAAGTCGATTCGCTCCATTGCAGAAATGCGAGCGATGATCAAAGACGGTCAGTATGAAAAGGCGATCGAGATTTACGAAACGCTGCCAGAAAAGGTTCAAAACGAAAAGATCTTCAATCTGATCCGAATGCAAGCGGCGATCCAGGTCTCGGATGAAGCCTATGCCTCCTCGATTGATGACTACCGGCAGCGGTTTCCCGGTGATGCCGCACTCGATTTCCTGCTCATCGACGGCTACTTCTTCAAGAAGGATTACGAGAAGATGCTCGAGTGCATCGATCGAACGTCTGAACATGTGGGCGGCGATGCGTGGCTACTCTCCATGCGAGCCCAGGCCTTGGCCTACCTGGAACGATTCGAGCAGGCTCGCGAAGTCGCCAATGACGCGATCCGCCTGGAACCGGACTTGCAAGACGCGTACTGGCGTGCGATCACGGTGTCACTGATGGCCAAGGATTTCGACGAGACCGTCAAGCTCTTGAACATGGTCGAACAAGACTTGGGTCTGGAACTGGCCGACCTGACGGAGATTCCGGACTATGCCGAATTCGTCGATTCCCCTCAGTACAAGACGTGGATGGAATCCCGCGAATGA
- a CDS encoding mandelate racemase/muconate lactonizing enzyme family protein, with protein sequence MSGQRLSRRDWMRSSLSTVGALAAWSPLQQLALADEVRGKPSSLTITKIETFPLEHKLSKSVGPSVAQSNVRDALLIKISTDSGLVGWGETADVGGTHGIIEEHLKQVLLGKNPLEHRKLWRAMWGANFGDGRAVACCDLALHDLRGKALGLSISDMYGGRQRDKVMGYAAAMNYTVGIPPEEQHPAEAAALAKRGFLAMKIRTGRDGFKRDLAVMQKIREAVGPDVRLLTDGNGAFTLPQAVKFGKELEKLDFYCFEEPLPQSPNYAGYDELTRSLDIAIAGGEVLDSRATAREHLLKRSFDIIQADVSLCGGIAEVLFISEMARLLGIQALPHCYAGAIVIAASLHVNSLLPPHFQGFAGGDEPMMEFDVYENPFREEIVTKKFELKNGYFDVPTGPGLGIEINEDLVRKYVKK encoded by the coding sequence ATGTCTGGTCAGCGATTGTCGCGGCGCGATTGGATGCGATCGAGTTTGTCCACTGTCGGTGCACTCGCCGCCTGGTCACCGCTGCAGCAACTGGCTCTTGCGGACGAAGTGCGTGGCAAACCGAGTTCACTCACGATCACGAAGATCGAAACGTTTCCACTTGAGCATAAACTCAGCAAGTCGGTCGGGCCTTCGGTCGCGCAGTCGAATGTCCGCGATGCGTTGCTGATCAAAATCAGCACGGACAGCGGCCTTGTTGGTTGGGGAGAAACAGCCGACGTCGGCGGGACGCATGGAATCATTGAAGAACATCTGAAACAGGTGCTGCTGGGCAAGAATCCGCTCGAACATCGCAAGTTGTGGCGGGCGATGTGGGGCGCGAATTTTGGCGATGGCCGGGCGGTCGCCTGTTGCGATCTGGCACTGCATGACCTGCGAGGAAAGGCACTGGGCCTCTCAATCAGCGACATGTATGGGGGACGTCAGCGCGACAAAGTGATGGGTTACGCGGCCGCGATGAACTACACCGTGGGGATCCCTCCTGAAGAACAGCATCCGGCCGAGGCGGCAGCACTTGCCAAACGCGGTTTCCTGGCGATGAAGATTCGCACGGGCCGCGACGGATTCAAACGCGATCTCGCAGTCATGCAAAAGATTCGTGAAGCCGTCGGTCCAGACGTGCGACTTTTGACCGATGGCAATGGAGCTTTCACGCTGCCACAAGCGGTCAAGTTCGGCAAAGAGCTGGAAAAACTGGACTTTTACTGCTTCGAAGAACCGTTGCCCCAATCGCCCAACTATGCCGGCTACGACGAACTCACGCGATCGCTCGACATTGCCATCGCGGGGGGCGAAGTCCTCGATTCTCGCGCCACTGCAAGGGAACATCTTCTCAAACGTTCGTTCGACATCATTCAAGCCGACGTCTCGCTTTGCGGCGGAATTGCCGAAGTGCTGTTCATCTCGGAAATGGCAAGACTATTGGGGATTCAGGCGTTGCCACACTGCTATGCCGGGGCGATTGTGATCGCCGCCAGCCTGCACGTGAACTCGCTCTTACCGCCACATTTCCAAGGATTTGCCGGCGGCGACGAACCAATGATGGAATTCGATGTCTACGAGAATCCCTTCCGTGAAGAGATCGTCACCAAGAAGTTTGAACTGAAGAACGGTTACTTCGATGTCCCGACCGGCCCAGGACTAGGAATCGAAATTAACGAAGATCTGGTGCGGAAGTACGTGAAGAAATGA
- a CDS encoding phytanoyl-CoA dioxygenase family protein yields the protein MDWASLKDEYDTNGFVVIRGFLPPDELKKLKDNLDRYVREVVPTLPDGDAFYEDKSRPETLKQMNRIQQDPFFAQYLKHPLWTAAAENLLGESAWVHGAEWFNKPPSTQHPTPPHQDNYYFCLEPPQVLTMWLALDDVDEENGCLRYIEGSHLEGIRPHNRTKTLGFSQGVSDYSDLDRARETPVPAKPGDVLIHHGNTIHRANANQSTTRHRRSFGMVFQGVSAVRNEAAFERYTASSKSQHQELGLKT from the coding sequence ATGGACTGGGCGAGTTTGAAGGATGAATACGATACGAATGGTTTCGTCGTCATTCGGGGTTTTCTGCCCCCCGATGAATTGAAGAAACTGAAGGACAATCTTGATCGCTATGTGCGCGAAGTGGTTCCCACCTTGCCGGACGGCGATGCCTTTTACGAGGACAAGTCGCGTCCTGAAACTCTGAAGCAGATGAATCGGATTCAGCAAGATCCATTCTTTGCCCAGTATTTGAAGCACCCGCTCTGGACTGCTGCCGCCGAAAACTTGCTGGGCGAGTCGGCCTGGGTGCACGGTGCGGAATGGTTCAACAAACCCCCTAGCACCCAGCATCCCACTCCGCCGCATCAAGACAATTACTATTTCTGCCTCGAACCACCCCAGGTTCTGACGATGTGGCTGGCGCTGGACGATGTCGATGAAGAGAACGGCTGCCTGAGGTACATCGAAGGCTCACACCTCGAAGGGATTCGTCCGCACAATCGCACGAAGACGCTGGGGTTCTCGCAAGGGGTCTCCGACTACAGCGATCTGGATCGAGCCCGCGAAACACCGGTGCCCGCAAAGCCGGGCGACGTGTTGATCCACCACGGCAATACGATTCACCGCGCGAATGCGAACCAGTCCACGACGCGGCATCGTCGTAGCTTCGGAATGGTTTTCCAAGGAGTCAGCGCGGTTCGCAACGAAGCCGCCTTCGAGCGATATACCGCCTCGTCGAAGTCACAACATCAGGAACTCGGTCTGAAAACCTGA
- a CDS encoding aldo/keto reductase has translation MLTKAWKEFHLSRLMLGTVQFGLPYGVANRTGQPDFRHVVDMLSAAIEGGVNCFDTAAAYGTSEDVLGRALDELGAANRVTIVTKVRALTPAELADPQAARIAIEKSVSESRQRLRLDCLPVVLFHREADATYQNVLAELKAKGWLRYYGVSCDNRPGPAARFVADEHFSALQIPANILDPRHPRSGVFQAAGQRDVAIFIRSVYLQGLLVMPDEDIPPALCDVLPARHRLALLAADAGMDLAELALRYMLSFDDVTCVLAGVETVAQVEHNLAMVNRGPLPTDLLSRIAPAIPELPETIVNPGLWPPRKVD, from the coding sequence ATGCTGACCAAAGCCTGGAAAGAGTTCCACCTCTCCCGCCTGATGCTGGGGACTGTCCAATTCGGACTGCCTTATGGAGTGGCCAATCGAACAGGGCAACCCGACTTTCGCCATGTCGTCGACATGCTGTCGGCGGCGATCGAAGGCGGTGTCAATTGCTTCGACACCGCCGCGGCCTATGGAACGAGTGAAGACGTTCTGGGGCGCGCCCTCGACGAGCTGGGCGCGGCCAACCGCGTCACCATTGTCACGAAAGTCCGCGCTCTCACGCCTGCGGAACTCGCCGATCCACAGGCGGCACGAATCGCCATTGAAAAATCGGTCAGTGAATCGCGACAACGCCTCAGGCTCGATTGCCTGCCGGTGGTTCTCTTTCATCGTGAGGCCGACGCCACGTATCAAAACGTGCTCGCGGAACTGAAAGCCAAAGGCTGGTTGCGGTACTACGGTGTTTCCTGCGACAACCGGCCCGGCCCCGCTGCCAGGTTTGTGGCGGACGAACATTTCTCGGCCCTCCAAATCCCCGCGAACATTCTCGATCCTCGGCATCCCCGAAGCGGTGTCTTCCAAGCGGCCGGTCAGCGAGACGTGGCGATTTTCATTCGCAGCGTGTATCTGCAAGGGCTCCTGGTGATGCCGGACGAAGACATTCCGCCGGCACTGTGCGACGTACTGCCCGCTCGACACCGCCTGGCATTGCTCGCGGCGGACGCAGGAATGGATCTGGCCGAACTGGCCTTACGCTATATGCTGTCGTTCGATGATGTCACCTGCGTGCTGGCTGGCGTGGAAACCGTGGCGCAAGTTGAACACAATCTGGCGATGGTGAACCGGGGGCCGTTACCGACAGACTTGCTGTCGAGGATCGCCCCCGCCATTCCGGAACTTCCCGAGACGATCGTAAACCCTGGCTTATGGCCACCGCGAAAAGTGGATTGA